The Kineothrix sp. IPX-CK genomic interval TATATCGGTGATGCCGCTGTTCTTCCCGGCCACCAGAATATAATCTCCGTCCGTAATACCTGTGATCTTCACATCGAAGCCTGCATTCTGATACATGCACACGCCGATATAATCCGTAAGCACTCCATCCAGCTCCCCTGCCTGAAATGCCGCATCCCTATCCTTTGCCGATGTAAAAACCTGCAGATCCAATTCAAAATTATATTTATCCGAAAGCTTGTTTTCGTTTATGAGAACATAGGGAATTACATCCGAGGAGGACATCATTCCGATGCGCAGCAGCGTCTTATCCCCGGCGGCAGAAACCGCAGCATCCTCCTTTTTCGAGCAGCCTGCTGCTGTAAGCAGCAGAATTAATAACGCAGTCATTACAACAATTTTATTCTTCATATTTACCTTCCCATCTTTTATAATATGTATTTTCGATTCCAAGACTGTCCAAAGTCTTGCCCGCGATAAAATCCACCAGTTCCTCCATCGTCCGGGGCCGTCCATAGAATCCCGGCATAGCAGGGAGAATAGTGGCTCCCATCTGGGAAAGCTCTGTCATATTCTTCAAATGCACCGTAGAAAGCGGTGTTTCCCGCGGTACCAACACGAGCGTGCGCCTTTCCTTCAGCATAACATCTGCGGCGCGGGTAAGCAGCGTTTCCGTAATCCCATGAGCCAGCATTGCCAGCGCCGACATGGAGCAGGGAACGATCGCCATCGCTTCGAAACCGCTGGAGCCGCTGGCCGTGGCGGAAAACAGATTGTGATTATCCTCTAGTACAATCTCTGCTCCGTTTCCGCCCCACAGCTTCACCTGCTCTTTCAGCGAAACACCGGTTTCGTACTGCAATACTTTTTCTCCGTTAGATGATGCGATTATATGCAGTTCCACCTCTTGCATGGACAAAAGCTGCGCAAGGCGCAGAAAATAAACGCCGCCGCTCGCTCCGGTCAATCCGAGTATTATTTTCTTCATTTTTATACCCGTGCTCCTTTCAACCTTATACCCATCCTTCTTAAATAAAAGCGTCTAAAAGTCCAAATACCAGCAATGTTATGCTAACTATCTGATTAATGCTGTAGGATGCAATATTGACGTTTGTCAGATTCGTGGGAGACACCATGCGGTACTCTGCCACGAACAAAACGGCGATCAAGCCGACACCGATATAATATATCAGTCCGAACTGCGGTACTAAAATCCCTATTAAAATCAGACAAAACAGCGTCCCTATATGAAACAGACAAGCGATTGCCAGAGCACCCTTTACCCCGAATTTCACCGGAATGGAATGCAGACCACTGCGCTTGTCAAAATCGTAATCCTGACAACCGTAAATAATATCAAACCCCGCGACCCAAAGGGTATTGGCCGCTCCCATGACCAGCGGAAGAAACGCAAACCGCCCCGTAACCGCAAGCCACGCACCGACAGGTGCACAGGCACAGGTAACACCCAGTACCAAATGGCACAAATAGGTAAATCGCTTGCAATAAGAATAAATAATCAGCAAAAACAACGCCACCGGCGACAATGCAAAGCACAGCCAATTCAGCTTATACGCCCCAAACAACATGAACAAAAAGCAGATCGCCGTAAAAATGATTACCTCGCCCGCCTTCATTTCACCTTGGGGAATCTGCCGGTTTGCCGTGCGCGGATTCTTCGCATCGATCTTCGCATCGATCACACGGTTAATGGCATTCGCTCCGGTACGCGCTCCCATAAAGCATATGAGTATCCAAAGAAGAACAGAGAGCTCCGGCAGCCCGTTAGCCGCGAGCACCATAGAAATCAGCGCGAAGCTGAAGGAAAAAATCGTGTGTGAAAACATCACAAGCTTTCCATAATCATTTATTTTTTTTATTCCCTTTTTTAGAACTGCCGTCAATTCCATACTCCATCCACCTTTCGCTGACTATCCGTTTCATCTCCTCCGACATGACAATATCATCCGGCCAGTCTCGGGACAGACCTTCCCCCCGAAGCTTCCTCGTAGCGTCCACACCGATTTTCTGTCCGAGAATAACTATATCTCTGGAAGCGTCGATATTGTTAAAAACCTTCCACATCACCGTAGACAGATCGCCCGCATCCACACTGTCATCCACACAGATAACAAACTTCTGCGAATGTACGGGAAGGTATTCTTCCAGCGTTTTTCTTCCCTGGAAATTATACTCCTTCTTCACCGAAATAACAATAAAGCTGTTTTCCACCTCTTTTTCCTGCGAAATACCGTTTTCTGTCGCATCCACGCCGAGGCGGCATCCGTATAAGGCCGTGCCGGAAGAATGGTCCAGAGCATCCAGCGGTCCATTAGAAAAGAAAAGGCTTTCCCTTCCTCTGACATTTTGCAGAACCACGTCCCGCACCTTGGAAAGATCGCGCACATCCACGGACTCGTTCACCGTGACGATCATTTTTGTATACATCATCTGTCCCATACCCCATATCGCATTCATCACCTTGCGCGCGGCGCCGGGGTAACGGCTCCTTACGGAAACGATCGCACAGTTATGGAATACACCCTCAAGCGGAAGGTTCATGTCTGCCAGTTCCGGAATCTGCAGGCGCAGAAAGGGCAGGAAAATACGTTCCGTAGCCTTCGCCATATAGCAGTCCTCCATGGGAGGCTTACCCACAACGGTAGCCGGATAGACCGGTTCTCTCCTATGAGTTATACAGGTCACATGAAACCGCGGGTATTCATCCGCCAGCGAATAATAACCGGTATGGTCCCCAAAGGGGCCTTCCCTTACCAAATCTTCCTTCGTATCAACATAACCCTCCAGTACGAATTCAGCATCTGCCGGAACATAAATATCATTGGTAATACACTTCACCAGTTTCACCCGGGCCTTTCTAAGCCAGCCCGCAAACATCATCTCATCTATCATCTTTGGAAGCGGACTGGTCGCCGCATACGTAATTGCAGGGTCGCACCCGAGGGCAACCGCCACCGGCATCTTACGTCCCTCCGCCGCATACGACTGAAATATCTCCGAGCCGTCCTTGTGCTTATGCCAGTGCATGGCTGTGCTAGTCCGGTCCAAAATCTGCATACGGTACATGCCCACATTCTGCCGACGGCTTCCCGCCTCCTTTGTAAACACGAGAGGAAGCGTAAAAAAACGGCCAGCATCCTGCGGCCAGCATT includes:
- a CDS encoding UbiX family flavin prenyltransferase, with translation MKKIILGLTGASGGVYFLRLAQLLSMQEVELHIIASSNGEKVLQYETGVSLKEQVKLWGGNGAEIVLEDNHNLFSATASGSSGFEAMAIVPCSMSALAMLAHGITETLLTRAADVMLKERRTLVLVPRETPLSTVHLKNMTELSQMGATILPAMPGFYGRPRTMEELVDFIAGKTLDSLGIENTYYKRWEGKYEE
- a CDS encoding 4-hydroxybenzoate octaprenyltransferase, with the protein product MELTAVLKKGIKKINDYGKLVMFSHTIFSFSFALISMVLAANGLPELSVLLWILICFMGARTGANAINRVIDAKIDAKNPRTANRQIPQGEMKAGEVIIFTAICFLFMLFGAYKLNWLCFALSPVALFLLIIYSYCKRFTYLCHLVLGVTCACAPVGAWLAVTGRFAFLPLVMGAANTLWVAGFDIIYGCQDYDFDKRSGLHSIPVKFGVKGALAIACLFHIGTLFCLILIGILVPQFGLIYYIGVGLIAVLFVAEYRMVSPTNLTNVNIASYSINQIVSITLLVFGLLDAFI
- a CDS encoding menaquinone biosynthesis decarboxylase; protein product: MAYRNLQSFLRKLEEHNELIKIDVPVSTELEMTEVADRVSKAQGPALLFQNAEGYDYPVAMNVMGSEKRMSMALGADNLDDIGREIEKYLNLENYLSVSGLVKSIPRLLRLLHVFPRRSFRKGNCQQVIEKEPDLFSLPVLKCWPQDAGRFFTLPLVFTKEAGSRRQNVGMYRMQILDRTSTAMHWHKHKDGSEIFQSYAAEGRKMPVAVALGCDPAITYAATSPLPKMIDEMMFAGWLRKARVKLVKCITNDIYVPADAEFVLEGYVDTKEDLVREGPFGDHTGYYSLADEYPRFHVTCITHRREPVYPATVVGKPPMEDCYMAKATERIFLPFLRLQIPELADMNLPLEGVFHNCAIVSVRSRYPGAARKVMNAIWGMGQMMYTKMIVTVNESVDVRDLSKVRDVVLQNVRGRESLFFSNGPLDALDHSSGTALYGCRLGVDATENGISQEKEVENSFIVISVKKEYNFQGRKTLEEYLPVHSQKFVICVDDSVDAGDLSTVMWKVFNNIDASRDIVILGQKIGVDATRKLRGEGLSRDWPDDIVMSEEMKRIVSERWMEYGIDGSSKKGNKKNK